CCAAAGAAGTAGGTATATATGAGATATCGCTAACCCACTTTTCATTAGGTTTATTACACCTGAAATCTTGCTTTATCAGATTTTCTTTTATTTCTCTAAGAGCAGGTTTATGCCTTATCTTATATCCGCCTTTTCTTTTTGCCTTAATATTATGTATTCTCATTAAGCGCTCTACTCTTTTCCTGTTTACCTTTTCTCCTTTTAATCTCAGTTCGGCATAAATCCTCGGGCTTCCGTAAGTACTGCGACTATAGCTATATATCGCCTTAATTTCCGTTACTAACCTTAAATCTTTATCTTCTTTTCTCTCAATCTTACTATTTAAATATTTGTAATACCCGCTACGCGATACTTTTAACATTTTAGCCATCCTCTCAAGTTTAAATTTAT
The DNA window shown above is from Candidatus Jidaibacter acanthamoeba and carries:
- a CDS encoding IS3 family transposase, which encodes MKKGLSHLFREKVERFKFMQKYKDKFKLERMAKMLKVSRSGYYKYLNSKIERKEDKDLRLVTEIKAIYSYSRSTYGSPRIYAELRLKGEKVNRKRVERLMRIHNIKAKRKGGYKIRHKPALREIKENLIKQDFRCNKPNEKWVSDISYIPTSLGWIYLAVILDLFSKKVVGMALDSKIDTNLIIKAFDQAISRRDINHGLIFHSDRGSQYTCGKFQKILALKQISCSMSVLSVMVNAP